Proteins found in one Leptidea sinapis chromosome 23, ilLepSina1.1, whole genome shotgun sequence genomic segment:
- the LOC126971374 gene encoding zinc finger and BTB domain-containing protein 5, with the protein MTATAPELSKTDFFDFVTSNEVTDAQYKQQMRSVNVFMESPDSRSNPLLSEEPKEQNNNSLLSVTCSQSSTNNSMTTATSSNALQSFDSIWNVDRDRDRLETAMLEDLNKFYWNQENDINGNHSCTDTAISNKLISNNTDGQIYTLTVLNQDNWKEEDVSMSSPADMEQNPSLDLETILNINGFPSDFNQEPLNTLPKVETFSYEDNDSENRSIELSTNTLVKVEPFTYNESEFQSNDKKQLQCETARSPVTGTSLIEAQVEFNNNNNDWKLTDQNTEANESLLRSALQGKAFIRYSALQKNAMAKIDAETELKRVIINNNNKVDVPSMYHDNKDPDAGLLMSIGPQNGNVNISILLDDPTASVISNGDNSTSTPTVDDILFSQLDATYTDDYEKLKRIATELGESVQPFCTVEPIDPTRNIYNIHHVNGELVTMIPAGEVQIPQHLQIMTASPTVTSTKSMSRKHKRFQNKTSSPTSQSQSGTAIQAATSTSNGVRKERSLHYCSICSKGFKDKYSVNVHVRTHTGEKPFTCSLCGKSFRQKAHLAKHYQTHIAQKSAAANGASKPTKQR; encoded by the coding sequence ATGACGGCCACTGCTCCAGAATTGTCAAAAACTGATTTTTTCGATTTCGTTACATCAAATGAAGTGACAGACGCTCAATACAAACAACAAATGCGATCTGTGAATGTATTCATGGAGTCACCCGATTCACGATCGAACCCTTTATTGTCTGAAGAACCTAAAGAACAGAACAACAACAGCCTATTGAGCGTCACTTGCAGCCAGTCCTCGACTAATAACAGCATGACTACTGCAACGAGTTCTAACGCACTACAAAGTTTCGATTCAATTTGGAATGTAGATCGTGATCGTGACCGCTTGGAAACCGCTATGTTagaagatttaaataaattttattggaaTCAAGAAAATGATATTAATGGAAACCATTCTTGCACGGATACTGCTATTTCAAACAAACTAATAAGCAACAATACAGATGGTCAAATCTACACATTAACTGTACTAAATCAAGATAACTGGAAGGAGGAAGACGTTTCAATGTCTAGCCCAGCTGACATGGAACAAAATCCTTCATTAGATCtggaaacaattttaaatattaatgggTTTCCTAGTGACTTTAATCAAGAACCTTTAAATACGTTGCCAAAAGTTGAAACCTTTTCCTATGAAGATAACGATTCCGAAAATCGAAGCATAGAATTAAGTACTAATACTTTAGTAAAAGTAGAGCCATTCACTTACAATGAAAGCGAATTTCAAAGCAATGATAAAAAACAACTACAGTGCGAGACGGCACGAAGTCCAGTTACTGGCACATCTCTGATAGAGGCTCAAGTTGAAttcaacaataataacaatgatTGGAAATTAACTGATCAAAATACTGAAGCAAATGAATCGCTTCTTAGAAGTGCATTACAGGGAAAAGCATTTATTAGATACAGCGCTCTGCAAAAAAATGCTATGGCAAAAATTGACGCTGAAACTGAATTAAAAAGggttattataaacaataataataaagtggatGTTCCTTCAATGTATCATGATAATAAGGATCCTGATGCAGGATTACTGATGTCGATAGGTCCTCAGAATggaaacgtaaatatttctatattactAGATGATCCTACGGCTTCTGTTATTTCAAATGGAGACAATTCAACGTCGAcaccgactgtggatgatattttattttcccAACTCGATGCAACTTACACTGACGATTACGAAAAATTAAAGCGGATTGCAACAGAATTAGGGGAATCAGTTCAACCGTTTTGCACAGTGGAACCCATCGACCCTACgcgtaatatttacaatattcatCACGTAAATGGGGAATTAGTTACAATGATCCCAGCTGGGGAAGTGCAAATACCGCAACATTTACAAATTATGACGGCATCACCTACAGTAACAAGTACAAAGTCGATGAGTAGAAAACACAAAcggtttcaaaataaaacatcGTCCCCCACGTCGCAATCTCAATCAGGGACTGCAATACAAGCGGCCACGTCGACGTCCAACGGTGTTAGGAAAGAAAGATCTTTGCATtactgttccatatgttctaAAGGATTTAAAGATAAATACTCAGTAAACGTTCACGTAAGGACACATACCGGAGAGAAACCATTCACGTGTTCATTATGCGGTAAAAGTTTTCGACAAAAAGCTCATCTCGCAAAACATTACCAGACGCATATCGCACAAAAAAGTGCCGCTGCTAACGGTGCTTCCAAACCGACAAAACAGAGATAA